In Deinococcus arcticus, one genomic interval encodes:
- the lnt gene encoding apolipoprotein N-acyltransferase gives MMLGLMFLPSPLAVLAPLPLAMLHHRLAHSTAGWGAFRHAFAFALAFFGVHLAWLPISMAAVLGPLGGLLTVLVLPAAALTWAVPLTLTRVAFGPRTLLALPLAWVLLEALRTQGPLAFPWGAPGYALIQTPLAQLASIGGAALLTLLVTGTASVLAGLGGSRPPVLLMGLAVWGAGLVWGREVTPPITPAPRTAVLVQGAIDPRLKAQGRTLNEFQIYLDLTRRALRSGEADLAVWPETASPLPASDPGVLPALRGLGVPLLLGAPGDVPGQARNSAYGVDGEVTGRQDKRVLVPFGERLPFSGVLGGLYTPVLRSLGMAGYTSLTPGRLLNVLPVRDLRAGVSICYESVFGQLSRQAVRAGANLLVVLSNDAWFGQGAGAEQHFQMGRLRAIETRRFLLRAGNDGVSAVIDPWGQVRFRAPRGARGAYRVTFDLSTIRTPFVLYGNWVVWASALALLMAGARLIRNPGISLRPISSQALDTRADHGERCQSTGPLYGR, from the coding sequence GTGATGCTGGGCCTGATGTTCCTGCCGTCACCGTTGGCCGTGCTCGCTCCACTCCCGCTGGCGATGCTGCACCACCGTCTGGCCCACAGCACGGCCGGGTGGGGCGCTTTCCGGCATGCGTTCGCGTTCGCCCTGGCCTTTTTCGGTGTGCACCTCGCCTGGCTGCCCATCAGCATGGCGGCCGTGCTGGGGCCCCTGGGTGGGCTCCTCACCGTGCTCGTCCTGCCCGCTGCGGCGCTGACTTGGGCAGTGCCCCTGACCCTTACCCGGGTGGCCTTCGGCCCCCGCACCCTGCTCGCTCTGCCCCTTGCCTGGGTCCTGCTCGAGGCGCTGCGCACCCAAGGTCCCCTGGCCTTCCCGTGGGGCGCGCCCGGGTACGCCCTGATCCAGACCCCACTGGCCCAGCTCGCCAGCATCGGTGGGGCCGCGCTTCTCACGCTGCTGGTGACCGGAACCGCCAGCGTCCTGGCCGGTCTGGGGGGCAGCCGTCCTCCTGTTCTCCTGATGGGGCTGGCGGTCTGGGGCGCTGGCCTCGTGTGGGGCCGGGAAGTCACGCCCCCCATCACGCCCGCTCCCCGGACCGCTGTGCTCGTGCAGGGGGCGATCGATCCGCGCCTCAAGGCCCAGGGGCGCACCCTCAATGAGTTCCAGATTTACCTTGATCTGACGCGGCGCGCTCTGCGTTCAGGGGAAGCGGACCTGGCCGTGTGGCCGGAGACGGCGAGTCCGCTGCCCGCCTCCGATCCGGGGGTGCTGCCCGCCCTCCGGGGCCTGGGCGTTCCCCTGCTGCTCGGTGCCCCGGGCGATGTGCCCGGCCAGGCGCGCAACAGCGCCTACGGTGTGGACGGCGAGGTCACGGGGCGGCAGGACAAACGCGTCCTGGTGCCATTCGGGGAGCGTTTGCCTTTCTCAGGTGTGCTGGGGGGGCTCTATACCCCTGTCTTGAGGAGCCTGGGGATGGCCGGGTACACCAGCCTGACCCCTGGAAGGCTGCTGAACGTGCTGCCCGTGCGGGACCTGCGCGCGGGGGTGAGCATTTGCTACGAGTCCGTGTTTGGGCAGCTCAGTCGGCAGGCCGTGCGGGCCGGAGCCAACCTGCTCGTTGTGCTCTCCAACGACGCGTGGTTTGGGCAGGGGGCAGGGGCCGAACAGCATTTTCAGATGGGCCGCCTGCGCGCCATCGAAACCCGGCGGTTTCTGCTGCGCGCCGGGAACGACGGGGTCAGCGCAGTCATTGACCCCTGGGGCCAGGTCCGGTTTCGCGCGCCCCGGGGCGCGCGGGGCGCCTACCGGGTCACCTTTGATCTCTCGACAATTCGCACGCCCTTCGTGCTGTACGGCAACTGGGTCGTATGGGCAAGCGCACTGGCACTGCTGATGGCCGGTGCCAGGCTGATCCGCAATCCGGGGATTTCGCTCCGCCCGATCTCCAGTCAAGCCCTCGATACGAGAGCTGACCACGGGGAGCGTTGTCAGTCCACGGGTCCGCTGTATGGCCGATGA